The Strix aluco isolate bStrAlu1 chromosome 21, bStrAlu1.hap1, whole genome shotgun sequence sequence ctacactataaagggactcagctCTGTCCTGTGAGGTGTGtgtgctggtagagcagagactcccggcacacccagcgctgttttgctcacttgcCGCTTGCTATTAAGTTTTTACTGACCACTAAAacttgagaagtggttatttcccactaaattacaagtaATCAGTAACAGGCGGGACTCGCTCCCTGCGGGGCTCTTTTGCAGCGCCAGAGCCTTGTTCCGAGCGGCCGGGCgaggcggagcagcgcggaggcGGAGAGGGGCCCCGGCAGGAGCAGGAGATCGCGTGGGCCAGAGGTAACGGGGggtgccgcgggccgggccggccgctgAGGAGACCCTTGTGtccctgcggggagcggcggagAGCGGGAGGAgccgggaaggcggcgggagagcaggggaaggccgGGGCGGCGCGGTGGTGAGTGCGGGGGGTGCTGAGGCGGGCCCGGGCAATGCGGCTGTGCTGCTCCGGCCCctctggggggggcaggagggaccccgcggggggcgggaggggctgtgCTCGCCGCTGCCGCTGCAGTTGGGAATGTCTCGGGGTTCCGGCGGTTCAGGGGCCGTTtcccgagcggcggggccgggaggggggcgggggggcttcgGTGTTGCTTGTGGGGTGCTCTGGAGAACCGTGCCCCTGGCTCCGGCGGGGTTGGAGCAGGACCCGGCCAGCCCCGCGCCCTTTTCTCATGAGGGAATTTGTGTCTCTCCGTAGGCTACAAAACCCCGGAGAAGTTTCGGCGGTACGTAGCCTGGGGCGCGTTCCCTTCGCTGTCCGTAGGCGCTTTGTTCTGCGGGAACGCGGGGCcggaggcggggggcagcgggatcAGGTGGGGGTCCTGGCTGCGGCGGTGGTTCCTGGTCCttggctgagagctgcagttgGGTGCGTCGTCTCATCCCTGAAGCAGAGACGTTGACCTGCCTCTGCCATCCGAGGGGCTTTGCTTACCGGGGTGCTACAGCCCTTTCCTGCGGGCTTTCCCCAGTCCAGAGCAGAATAGATGTCGTTAGTTCAGTTCTCCGCCTCACCTGACGCCCAGGTGCCTGTTTGGGGGCCTCTTGCAGCCCCTGGTAATTGAAGCGGCGCTTTTGGGGTTGCCCAGGGCCTCTGAGCCACTGTGGGGCGAGAGCTCCCAGAGGAAGGGCTGCTTGTGGCCAGAGACTGAACAGGAAGCCGCTGGCTCCTCGGTAGAGAGATCTCCTTTGTGGCTAGGTGAAGCGCAATCTTTTCTCCGCCCAGTACTGGGTCAGGTCCTGGCAGTTCTCTCTAGGAAGGCCTTAGGCTGGTGGTGCTTGAGCCCAAACCTGTATGCTTGGGGGCTTTCAGAAGAGCAAGGCATACTGAAACTGGGAGCTTTTCTGCACCTGCGTGGTGAGCTCCCCTGCCTCAACACCTTTAGTTTGTCTGGTTTCAGAGTCTGTCGATGATCTGCTTAGTGACCTCCTGGGATTCGAGGACGGTAAAAGGaaccttttctgcagctgaaagggCAGCATCCTTGTGCTCTTAGTCCCCTGCTGGGAGCGGGAGGTGCTGGTGCAACAGCCAGTGATCTCTgagggggaggaagcagcaagcaGGGTTTCCCAGAGTCAGAGGCCATTGAATAGGCTGGACGTCAGCTTGGGGAGGCCCAGTGAAGTTTGCCTCTGATTAAAAGCCTCTGTGTCCCTTGGGGAGACAGCAAATCCCCCTTTGGGGTGCCCAGGTCAGGAATATGCCCGTGTCCATCATCCTCACGTCTCCCTGTCTTGTTTCCAGACGAAAGCCCTGTGAATTCTACAAGAACTTCCTGGCTGGCCAAGGGCCGCAGTGGGAGAGCCCGGGGCACCAGCTCGCCGGCCAGCCAGAAGTGAGTGCCTTTCAGACACAGCCTCTTGCTCTTGGAGATCTCCCTGTGCTCCCCAGGTCCTTGTGACCTGCCCCAGGTCCTCGGCTTCTCCCCCTCGCTCCCTGCCCCGACAGCGAGTGCCCGGGAAGGCGAGTTACTGGCGATGCCTTTGGGAactgggagcccagagcctgCAGCTTTCCAGCGAGAGCTGGGTGCGCCCAGCCCGGTACATCTCCTGTACATCTGCCTTAGGAGAGTTGCTCGCTTAACTGCAGCAGTCCCAGCACTCCCATCTTTTATGCGGGTGCTATTTTCGCCTCCTTTTCTGTCGCACGACGTGGCTGCCGCGGTGTGCCCGCGTGGtcccctccgcctgctgccaCCTGGCCTGGCTGTCCCCAACGCTCCCGGGTGCTGTTGCTGACCCCCGGGCTCGTGTCACAGGTCCCGTGTAGCGGAGGATTTCTTTGACAGATTCCCTGCAGAGGGCGTGGAAGCTGCAGAGGTGAGCCCGAATTTTGGGAGAGAGCCTGGGTATCCTGAGGGCtgggactgagctgggccaggcttGCCCCTGGTGTCACCCCAGGCAAGTCAGCAGTGGGATATCGGGGGGAACCGTGAGGTCTAGCTGAAGAGGTGACCCCTCTGTGGTGTGGCTGTGGGGGAGCTGGGCCAGGGGAGCGGGTGGCTGGTGGGAGAAGGGCTTGAGGGTGCCCTGGGTGGGCTGGAGCAAAGCCAGGGGGGCACgtcgtgctgcagcccagccctgctgggcgCTCTTGGGAGGAAGCGTCACAGGAAGGACCCTCACCCAAAGCACCAGCCTGGGTGTTGCTGACGCTTCTCCCAGAGGCAGTAGGATGTCAGCAAAGGAATCAAGGCACGGGGGGTTTCCAGTGAGGGGCacaccaggaggagctgggcgtGTATTCTCCCATTCCAAACAATGAGGAAAACCGGGGGGTGGAGCATGGAAGCGAGGGGTGAGGAGTTTCCAAAGTCTCCTTGTCTCTGATCTCCGCCCTCCTTGGCGTGCAGGGCTCCAGTGCCTCCGGCGGAGAGCCTCAAggtctgctgcagagcctgaaggTCAGTGCAGAAATACCCTTAGTCTGAGCCCCGTGTGGGCTGCAGCCGTGGCCTCCAGCACCAACCTCCGAAGGGAGAAGCAGCGCTGAGGCAGGAGTAGCACTCGCCCTGCTCCCGTCGCCGTGCTGTTGCTTTCCAGGGTTTGGACGACCTGGAAGCGGATCTGCTGGGAGCGTCGAGACCCAGTTCTGGGCCAGGGAAGACAACTGTGAAAGGTGCTACAGGTTACAGAACTGACGTTTCCTTTCTGGGAATGGAGCCTCAGCTCTTCCCTTGGACCTCATCCAGCCTGTTCTGCACACGGCCAGACGAGAACCGGTGTTCTGGGTCAGGATTTGGGTGGCTGAGGGCGTCGCTGGTCCACCCCAAAGCACAGTTGCACCTCTGGGTGGGGTCCAGCTGCACTGTGACCGTGTTACAGTCACTCGTCtctcttgctgctgcagcagggatgccaaTGGGTCTGGTAGTCCCCTCAAATCTCCTTTCACCCTGAAAAATCCCCTCTGGACACGAGTAGCAGCTGGTGGGTTGGGGCAAGGACTAAGGTGCGTTGGTGGAAGAGGGACtttgggcgaaggtggggagcaaTTGTCTGAATGGAAACTTGCAAAGCTGAAGAAGATGCTCGTGTCCACCAGAGCTGGAAACCCCAGTGTCAGTGACACCCAGCAATGTCCCATCAGTGGCCACGGACCAGGCAGTAGCACGTTGCCACTTTGTCACTTGCTGTGAGATTTGGtcactgaaaagagctatttaaaagtgGCTCTGTAAACGGTCCTGAGAGAtaagagcaggcagggctgctctgatctcttgttgggagggaggaaaaaaaaaagagacaagcccCAAGCCCAGCTCAAACCTCGTACCATGTGTGATCCCGCCCAcagagccacctgcagcccagacGCCCCTGTGCACCGCGACCCCAGTGTGGAAGCGGAAGGAGCTCACCTTTGAAGAGGACAGTGACGACCTGATGGCTGCCCTGGGACTTGGCAGTGGCCCAGGAagagctggcaggcagggcaagaaggcagaagagtaaGGGCGGTGAAGGGGCGGCGGGAGTAAAGGAGGGGGATGGCTTGTGTCTTGAGATGGTGCCACCATGGTgggtgggggatgctgagctTGTGCCTGTGGGTCCCCaaaaggggcaggagcagccttgtgtggcagagaagaggcagagcaggctggcaagGCTGTGTGAGGAGGACCAGCCCTGCCTGCGGGAGAAACCCATCTGCCGCTGTGTCCCCAACAGAGAGGAGGTCCGGCCAGCCCGCGCCAAGCTGGATGAGTTGCTGGGACGAGGCTCCATGACCAGAACCCTGGGAGAGCGCCGGGAGGTCAAACTGGCGAAGGAGTACCAAAAGCAGCTGGGTGAGCAGAGCCAGGGAcgctgggaagggctgcagaggtggcagcgtTGGCCTGGGCGAGCAAGATTGATTTCTACTGCCCTTACAGGGGAAATGCCCTTCTGCCCTCGCGGCAGCCTGGCAGCATTTGCACAGGAGCTGTAACTTGGCTGCCTTTGGCCGTGGGCTGATTCCCAACAAAAGTTTTTC is a genomic window containing:
- the LOC141932985 gene encoding uncharacterized protein LOC141932985 → MRTYCLQTITNELMRTAILQHRVVLDYLLAEEGGVCGKSNVSNCCLEIDDVGEVVLQLTTDIRKLAHVPVQTWSGWNAPEPCSERPGEAEQRGGGEGPRQEQEIAWARGYKTPEKFRRYVAWGAFPSLSVGALFCGNAGPEAGGSGIRCLFGGLLQPLVIEAALLGLPRASEPLWGESSQRKGCLWPETEQEAAGSSVERSPLWLGEAQSFLRPVLGQVLAVLSRKALGWWCLSPNLYAWGLSEEQGILKLGAFLHLRESVDDLLSDLLGFEDVPCWEREVLVQQPVISEGEEAASRVSQSQRPLNSLCVPWGDSKSPFGVPRSGICPCPSSSRLPVLFPDESPVNSTRTSWLAKGRSGRARGTSSPASQKSRVAEDFFDRFPAEGVEAAEGSSASGGEPQGLLQSLKGLDDLEADLLGASRPSSGPGKTTVKEPPAAQTPLCTATPVWKRKELTFEEDSDDLMAALGLGSGPGRAGRQGKKAEEEEVRPARAKLDELLGRGSMTRTLGERREVKLAKEYQKQLEKEEGRHKDDFVFGAYQPTVASTAKGRPARRQPLRFSAEKNNKLKAEPLSKAPLSASQNPAWGRRNRSGWLGLKREEFFDLELSSPAKASPAGSSPSPAAAGQPGPARQLLAAEEAAAKTDPVEEEEDWLSAALARKKAQAQAKAQERTAKPSEVPGEGLNPGSPVSPPAASPGAQPQAAAVPDKAASTRSSRRMSACFSLSCGAAVHHSCLCAHAGHRSPGSAPRNKPHVVRCVQADPLLPSAEAEHRFRGHCKWLRGPSLLPS